From Plectropomus leopardus isolate mb chromosome 17, YSFRI_Pleo_2.0, whole genome shotgun sequence, a single genomic window includes:
- the LOC121957031 gene encoding cytosolic phospholipase A2 gamma-like isoform X1, producing the protein MLTGNTSCAASVIFLWLVTSVALVKAVDNIEGNATAVEKPIRQSQSLCAGEQEYVDERKQVVLESLNRLGINCSADSVPHMALLGSGGGQRAAVGLMGSLYQMKKEDLLDTLLYLGGVSGSTWSMTSIYSDPQWSTNVDAAVSRLSGPGVDLDYALVWLDEKAKEEYFSLTDVWGVLTSAGIMKQMDLRHLSDEMYRNATNPYPIYSAMENDCSTGNWFEMSPHEAGFTELDVFIETSLLGSKFKNGELLEKMPEMDIVQLQGILGCALADKQAIINYIPAWLKEAEFRDAAAEEYLRVYNIQDQFLDLTRSTINDPVALSELDQLQKLLEEYVNQDKTAMLLSRSTEETRSLFQGWSLGLVNTVETWSHSLENATLKTHATLLTKYVLPKILKWEWGTTANFLHQYQDSTVPSCLSSNERIHLVDAGFLINVGYPPFLGDKRDIDLIIAPEYSAGNMFETLTLARDHAAEMKMPFPEIDDKILEDRDWPKDCYVFEGKENEPTIIYLPLFNRQNCKDAKEFKVRMDDFSTFQRPYSQEKIESLLEVAKANIKNNKETLLREINKAVLRRHNKRSSVLN; encoded by the exons AAACCCATCCGTCAGTCCCAGTCTTTGTGTGCTGGTGAGCAGGAGTATGTTGACGAGAGAAAACAAGTAGTCCTGGAGTCACTCAACAGGCTGGGAATCAACTGTTCtgca GACTCGGTCCCCCACATGGCTCTGTTGGGATCAGGTGGGGGCCAGCGGGCTGCTGTGGGTCTGATGGGTTCCCTCTATCAAATGAAAAAGGAAGATCTGTTGGACACACTGCTCTACCTGGGAGGAGTCTCTGGGTCAACCTG GTCCATGACCTCCATCTACAGTGACCCTCAGTGGAGCACCAACGTGGACGCAGCAGTGTCCAGGCTGTCAGGTCCTGGGGTCGATCTGGACTATGCTTTAGTCTGGCTGGATGAAAAGGCAAAGGAGGAATATTTCTCTCTCACTGATGTCTGGGGAGTCTTGACCTCTGCTGGGATCATGAAACAG ATGGACCTACGACATTTGTCAGATGAGATGTACAGAAATGCTACCAACCCTTACCCCATCTACAGCGCCATGGAGAATGACTGCTCCACAG GGAATTGGTTCGAGATGAGCCCTCATGAGGCTGGTTTCACAGAGTTGGATGTCTTCATTGAAACGTCTCTCCTTGGCAGCAAGTTCAAGAACGGAGAGCTGCTGGAGAAGATGCCAGAGATGGACATAGTCCAATTACAAG GTATTCTAGGTTGTGCGTTGGCTGATAAGCAGGCCATCATCAACTACATCCCTGCTTGGCTGAAAG agGCTGAATTCAgagatgctgctgctgaagagTACCTTCGTGTATACAATATCCAAGATCAATTCTTAGACCTGACCAGAAGCACCATTAATGATCCTGTTGCTCTGTCTGAGCTGGACCAGCTACAGAAATTGCTAGAAG AGTATGTAAATCAGGACAAGACAGCAATGCTTTTGTCAAGGAGTACGGAGGAGACGAGAAGTCTTTTTCAGGGCTGGAGTCTGGGACTGGTGAATACAGTCGAGACCTGGAGCCACAGCTTGGAGAATGCTACCCTGAAAACACATG CCACTCTGCTTACTAAGTACGTCCTTCCCAAGATATTGAAATGGGAGTGGGGAACAACAGCAAACTTTCTCCACCAATACCAAG ACTCTACGGTTCCATCTTGCCTGAGCTCTAATGAAAGAATCCACCTGGTGGACGCTGGATTTCTGATAAATGTAGGCTACCCTCCATTTCTGGGAGACAAGAGAGACATCGACCTAATCATTGCACCAGAGTACAGTGCTGGAAACATGTTTGAG ACTCTGACTCTTGCCAGAGACCATGCAGCTGAGATGAAGATGCCTTTCCCTGAGATAGACGACAAGATCCTGGAGGACAGAGACTGGCCAAAGGACTGCTACGTGTTTGAGGGAAAAGAGAATGAGCCCACAATCATCTACCTCCCGCTCTTCAACAGACAAAACTGCAAAG ATGCAAAGGAATTCAAAGTGAGGATGGATGACTTCTCCACCTTCCAGCGTCCCTACAGCCAGGAGAAGATTGAGTCACTGTTGGAGGTGGCGAAAGCCAACATAAAGAACAACAAGGAAACTCTGCTGAGGGAGATTAACAAGGCTGTTCTCCGCCGACACAACAAGAG GTCATCTGTGCTGAACTAG
- the LOC121957031 gene encoding cytosolic phospholipase A2 gamma-like isoform X2 — MALLGSGGGQRAAVGLMGSLYQMKKEDLLDTLLYLGGVSGSTWSMTSIYSDPQWSTNVDAAVSRLSGPGVDLDYALVWLDEKAKEEYFSLTDVWGVLTSAGIMKQMDLRHLSDEMYRNATNPYPIYSAMENDCSTGNWFEMSPHEAGFTELDVFIETSLLGSKFKNGELLEKMPEMDIVQLQGILGCALADKQAIINYIPAWLKEAEFRDAAAEEYLRVYNIQDQFLDLTRSTINDPVALSELDQLQKLLEEYVNQDKTAMLLSRSTEETRSLFQGWSLGLVNTVETWSHSLENATLKTHATLLTKYVLPKILKWEWGTTANFLHQYQDSTVPSCLSSNERIHLVDAGFLINVGYPPFLGDKRDIDLIIAPEYSAGNMFETLTLARDHAAEMKMPFPEIDDKILEDRDWPKDCYVFEGKENEPTIIYLPLFNRQNCKDAKEFKVRMDDFSTFQRPYSQEKIESLLEVAKANIKNNKETLLREINKAVLRRHNKRSSVLN; from the exons ATGGCTCTGTTGGGATCAGGTGGGGGCCAGCGGGCTGCTGTGGGTCTGATGGGTTCCCTCTATCAAATGAAAAAGGAAGATCTGTTGGACACACTGCTCTACCTGGGAGGAGTCTCTGGGTCAACCTG GTCCATGACCTCCATCTACAGTGACCCTCAGTGGAGCACCAACGTGGACGCAGCAGTGTCCAGGCTGTCAGGTCCTGGGGTCGATCTGGACTATGCTTTAGTCTGGCTGGATGAAAAGGCAAAGGAGGAATATTTCTCTCTCACTGATGTCTGGGGAGTCTTGACCTCTGCTGGGATCATGAAACAG ATGGACCTACGACATTTGTCAGATGAGATGTACAGAAATGCTACCAACCCTTACCCCATCTACAGCGCCATGGAGAATGACTGCTCCACAG GGAATTGGTTCGAGATGAGCCCTCATGAGGCTGGTTTCACAGAGTTGGATGTCTTCATTGAAACGTCTCTCCTTGGCAGCAAGTTCAAGAACGGAGAGCTGCTGGAGAAGATGCCAGAGATGGACATAGTCCAATTACAAG GTATTCTAGGTTGTGCGTTGGCTGATAAGCAGGCCATCATCAACTACATCCCTGCTTGGCTGAAAG agGCTGAATTCAgagatgctgctgctgaagagTACCTTCGTGTATACAATATCCAAGATCAATTCTTAGACCTGACCAGAAGCACCATTAATGATCCTGTTGCTCTGTCTGAGCTGGACCAGCTACAGAAATTGCTAGAAG AGTATGTAAATCAGGACAAGACAGCAATGCTTTTGTCAAGGAGTACGGAGGAGACGAGAAGTCTTTTTCAGGGCTGGAGTCTGGGACTGGTGAATACAGTCGAGACCTGGAGCCACAGCTTGGAGAATGCTACCCTGAAAACACATG CCACTCTGCTTACTAAGTACGTCCTTCCCAAGATATTGAAATGGGAGTGGGGAACAACAGCAAACTTTCTCCACCAATACCAAG ACTCTACGGTTCCATCTTGCCTGAGCTCTAATGAAAGAATCCACCTGGTGGACGCTGGATTTCTGATAAATGTAGGCTACCCTCCATTTCTGGGAGACAAGAGAGACATCGACCTAATCATTGCACCAGAGTACAGTGCTGGAAACATGTTTGAG ACTCTGACTCTTGCCAGAGACCATGCAGCTGAGATGAAGATGCCTTTCCCTGAGATAGACGACAAGATCCTGGAGGACAGAGACTGGCCAAAGGACTGCTACGTGTTTGAGGGAAAAGAGAATGAGCCCACAATCATCTACCTCCCGCTCTTCAACAGACAAAACTGCAAAG ATGCAAAGGAATTCAAAGTGAGGATGGATGACTTCTCCACCTTCCAGCGTCCCTACAGCCAGGAGAAGATTGAGTCACTGTTGGAGGTGGCGAAAGCCAACATAAAGAACAACAAGGAAACTCTGCTGAGGGAGATTAACAAGGCTGTTCTCCGCCGACACAACAAGAG GTCATCTGTGCTGAACTAG